The Aedes aegypti strain LVP_AGWG chromosome 3, AaegL5.0 Primary Assembly, whole genome shotgun sequence genome contains a region encoding:
- the LOC5576190 gene encoding uncharacterized protein LOC5576190 yields the protein MPKTVPKSSQNDDLAECRPGNPGVRSKAKRRRSELAPNGEGEDESSRATIKRPNRAESTNQRLNQQHQGDVTGELPQSTSTPPASPARADFLLEALQRIQELQDEIDFLENDPYAEDADSSENDEEFHDPGAAAAEIIVGHQAEALGFAVCVRETMAFLEREGVPADSPMMVNLRNRLVGRCEQNLSC from the coding sequence ATGCCAAAAACTGTTCCAAAGAGTTCGCAGAACGATGATCTCGCAGAGTGTCGCCCCGGAAATCCGGGCGTCCGATCCAAAGCAAAACGTAGACGTAGTGAGCTGGCACCAAATGGCGAAGGGGAGGATGAATCTTCCCGTGCCACCATCAAACGACCAAATCGAGCCGAGTCAACGAACCAAAGATTGAACCAACAGCACCAGGGAGACGTTACGGGTGAGCTCCCTCAATCGACATCTACACCACCTGCTTCCCCGGCGAGGGCGGATTTTCTTCTGGAGGCGTTGCAGCGGATTCAGGAGCTGCAGGATGAGATCGACTTCCTGGAGAACGATCCGTACGCCGAGGACGCTGACAGTTCCGAGAACGATGAGGAATTCCACGATCCTGGGGCTGCGGCTGCGGAGATCATAGTTGGTCATCAGGCCGAAGCGTTGGGATTTGCGGTTTGCGTAAGGGAAACAATGGCTTTCCTGGAGCGTGAAGGAGTTCCGGCCGACAGTCCGATGATGGTTAATCTGCGGAACCGTCTCGTCGGCAGGTGTGAGCAAAATTTGTCGTGTTGA